The following coding sequences lie in one Pseudomonas sp. B33.4 genomic window:
- a CDS encoding cold shock domain-containing protein, whose translation MAVGKVKWFNNAKGFGFINTDAREGRDEDGKDIDFFAHYSAIEMDGYKTLKAGQAVSFDIVQGPKGLHAVKIKDATTASEPVVHTPHTERVSS comes from the coding sequence ATGGCTGTCGGCAAGGTGAAATGGTTCAACAATGCCAAGGGATTCGGCTTTATCAATACCGACGCCCGTGAAGGCCGCGATGAGGATGGCAAAGACATCGATTTCTTTGCCCACTACTCCGCCATTGAAATGGACGGGTACAAAACCCTCAAGGCCGGACAGGCCGTCAGCTTCGACATCGTTCAAGGCCCCAAAGGCCTGCACGCCGTGAAGATCAAAGATGCGACGACTGCCAGCGAGCCAGTCGTGCATACGCCCCATACCGAAAGGGTGTCGAGCTGA
- the icd gene encoding NADP-dependent isocitrate dehydrogenase, translating into MGYKKIQVPAVGDKITVNADHSLNVPDNPIIPFIEGDGIGVDISPVMIKVVDAAVEKAYGGKRKISWMEVYAGEKATQVYDQDTWLPQETLDAVKDYVVSIKGPLTTPVGGGIRSLNVALRQQLDLYVCLRPVRWFEGVPSPVKKPGDVDMTIFRENSEDIYAGIEWKAGSPEATKVIKFLKEEMGVTKIRFDENCGIGVKPVSLEGTKRLARKALQYVVDNDRDSLTIVHKGNIMKFTEGAFKEWAYEVAAEEFGATLLDGGPWMQFKNPKTGKNVVVKDAIADAMLQQILLRPAEYDVIATLNLNGDYLSDALAAEVGGIGIAPGANLSDTVAMFEATHGTAPKYAGKDQVNPGSLILSAEMMLRHMGWTEAADLIIKGTNGAIGAKTVTYDFERLMDGAKLVSSSGFGDALISHM; encoded by the coding sequence ATGGGTTACAAGAAGATTCAGGTTCCAGCCGTCGGCGACAAAATCACCGTCAATGCAGACCATTCTCTCAATGTTCCTGATAACCCGATCATCCCCTTCATCGAAGGTGACGGCATTGGTGTCGACATCAGTCCGGTGATGATCAAGGTTGTCGATGCTGCTGTTGAAAAGGCCTACGGCGGTAAACGCAAGATTTCCTGGATGGAAGTCTACGCCGGGGAAAAAGCCACTCAGGTTTACGATCAGGACACCTGGCTGCCTCAGGAAACCCTGGACGCAGTCAAGGATTACGTGGTTTCCATCAAAGGCCCGCTGACCACTCCGGTCGGTGGCGGCATCCGCTCGCTGAACGTGGCCCTGCGTCAGCAACTCGACCTGTACGTCTGCCTGCGTCCTGTGCGCTGGTTCGAAGGCGTACCAAGCCCGGTGAAAAAGCCTGGCGACGTCGACATGACCATCTTCCGCGAGAACTCCGAAGACATCTATGCTGGCATTGAGTGGAAGGCCGGTTCGCCGGAAGCCACCAAAGTCATCAAGTTCCTTAAAGAAGAAATGGGCGTCACCAAGATCCGTTTCGACGAAAACTGCGGCATCGGCGTCAAGCCGGTTTCGCTGGAAGGCACCAAGCGTCTGGCGCGTAAGGCTCTGCAATATGTGGTCGACAATGACCGCGATTCGCTGACCATCGTGCACAAAGGCAACATCATGAAGTTCACCGAAGGTGCCTTCAAAGAGTGGGCCTATGAAGTGGCCGCCGAAGAATTCGGCGCGACCCTGCTCGACGGCGGCCCGTGGATGCAGTTCAAAAACCCGAAAACCGGCAAGAACGTTGTGGTCAAAGACGCCATCGCTGACGCCATGCTCCAGCAGATCCTGCTGCGTCCGGCCGAATACGATGTGATCGCGACCCTGAACCTGAACGGCGACTACCTTTCTGACGCCCTGGCGGCGGAAGTGGGTGGTATCGGTATCGCGCCGGGCGCCAACCTGTCCGACACCGTGGCGATGTTTGAAGCGACGCACGGTACGGCGCCGAAGTACGCTGGCAAGGATCAGGTGAATCCGGGTTCGCTGATTCTGTCGGCCGAGATGATGCTGCGCCACATGGGCTGGACCGAAGCGGCGGATCTGATCATCAAGGGCACCAACGGCGCCATTGGTGCCAAGACTGTGACTTATGACTTCGAACGTTTGATGGACGGGGCCAAGCTGGTTTCGTCTTCTGGCTTCGGCGATGCGCTGATTTCGCATATGTAA